One Osmerus eperlanus chromosome 16, fOsmEpe2.1, whole genome shotgun sequence DNA segment encodes these proteins:
- the paxip1 gene encoding PAX-interacting protein 1 — translation MSDEESKVPEELFKDVKFYVVGDIDQKVVQLLKAGKGKEVSYNALATHIIAEDGDNPEVGESREVFDLPVVKPSWVVLSVRCGDLLPVTGFSPESGQIFFGITVCLPKLPEDLNTLWALVTFYGGDCQLNLNKKVTHLVCCEPKGAKYECALKHAGIKIVTPEWIKESVDDKTRKEEALYHPRLTFQEPEEEEDYSGEEYDQRSRSDGSYSDRRSRSRRSSPASSRDESPASGQGGHSPSRKAQRRDELMFDDSSDESPEKEERNLNWTPAEVPPGAAVTAPAGKRRQPPGKDSGLINLCASVPPVPGCAVPAPDGRAGLVPASAQGSERPEGMAGWSPAARTLRNITNNSDIQQANRPSNVAHILQSLTASTKTMEQQANQSQATAPNNNPLLFNQSKLPGQQLTPEAQQQLLQQQQQPHPVAQQQPPQQHQQPQQLPQPHPMMHLQQQQQLMQLHHQQQQQQQPQPGFPQMPPQQAPAPAHQFLQQQQPQQPPHQQQLHPQMFNQQQQQQQQQHAFSQQQLRPQQLLRPPMQQQQQQQLLQQQQQQHALQQQLQQQRLQMQLQQQQQQQQQQQQQNQQLHQQQMQQQQQHFLQMQQQQQHMQQQQHMQQMQQQQHLQNQQQQALQHPGQQHQQQQQQQASSLQPQIPPPQLTQLFGHEPGQEIPEDGFLVGCVFAIADYPEQMADKQLLTTWKRIIQAYGGTVDSSFNNRCTHLLCESQVSSMYVQALREGRRCVTAHWLNTILKKKKMVPPHRTLHLPFAFPPGAKPCSQHIISVTGFVDADRDDLKLMAYLAGARYTGYLCRSNTVLICKEPSGLKYEKAKEWRIPCVNAQWLCDILLGNFEALRQVQHSRYSNYNLQEPLVPNQHLAHNLLGAWRAPVKVAPEALASLLLQQKQKQTDSSSQPASKKLRLEEIQSPSKKLPPESTPHVFFTGFEPAQVQQHTKRLHALGGELAESAQKCTHLMASKVTRTVKFLTAMSMVKHIVTPAWLEDSWKAQKFVEEQGFMLRDDEAEVLFSFSLEESLNKAHKAPLFKGKYFYITPGICPSLSTMKAIVESAGGKVLAKQPSFRKIMEHKQNKNLPEIILISCINDLHLCREYFLKNIDVHNAEFILTGVLTQNLDYESYKFT, via the exons CTCCCAGAGGATCTCAACACCCTTTGGGCCTTGGTAACGTTCTATGGAGGTGATTGCCAACTGAACCTGAATAAGAAAGTCACTCATCTGGTCTGCTGTGAACCTAAGGGG GCCAAATACGAGTGTGCCTTGAAGCACGCTGGCATCAAGATCGTCACGCCCGAGTGGATCAAAGAGTCTGTGGATGACAAGACGAGGAAGGAGGAGGCTCTGTACCACCCCAGGCTCACCTTCCAGGAgcccgaggaagaggaggactacAGCGGGGAAGAGTACGACCAGCGCTCGCGCTCGGACGGGAGCTACAGCGACCGGCGCTCCCGCTCCCGGAGATCCAGCCCCGCCTCGTCGCGAGACGAGTCGCCCGCCAGCGGCCAGGGCGGTCACTCGCCTTCCCGCAAGGCCCAGCGACGGGACGAGCTCATGTTCGACGATTCGTCGGACGAGTCGcccgagaaggaggagaggaacctgAACTGGACACCGGCCGAGGTGCCCCCTGGGGCGGCCGTGACGGCCCCCGCCGGGAAACGCCGACAGCCACCTGGTAAAGACTCTGGCCTGATTAACCTGTGTGCCAGTGTACCGCCTGTGCCTGGTTGTGCTGTGCCCGCACCCGACGGTCGAGCTGGTTTGGTGCCGGCCAGTGCCCAGGGCTCTGAGAGGCCAGAGGGCATGGCTGGGTGGAGCCCGGCTGCCAGAACGCTCCGGAACATCACCAACAACTCTGACATTCAGCAGGCCAACCGGCCCTCCAATGTCGCTCAT ATCCTACAGAGTCTCACTGCTTCAACCAAGACAATGGAACAGCAAGCCAATCAGAGCCAGGCCACTGCCCCCAACAACAACCCTCTCCTCTTCAACCAATCAAAGCTTCCTGGTCAGCAGCTCACCCCTGAAGCACAGCAACAGttactacaacaacaacagcagccgcATCCGGTCGCCCAGCAACAGCCACCGCAGCAACACCAACAACCTCAGCAGTTGCCTCAGCCACACCCCATGATGCACCTCCAGCAGCAACAGCAACTTATGCAGCTGCaccatcaacaacaacagcagcagcagccacagCCTGGCTTCCCCCAGATGCCCCCACAACAGGCGCCAGCTCCTGCCCATCAGTTCCTCCAGCAACAACAACCGCAACAACCACCCCATCAACAGCAGCTGCACCCGCAAATGTTCaaccagcagcagcaacaacagcagcagcagcacgcgTTCTCCCAGCAGCAGTTGCGTCCCCAGCAGCTCCTGAGGCCTCccatgcagcagcagcaacaacagcagctgctgcagcagcagcagcagcaacacgctttgcagcagcagctgcagcaacAGAGGCTACAGATGCAgctccaacagcagcagcagcagcaacaacagcagcagcagcagaaccaacagttgcaccagcagcagatgcagcagcaacagcagcatttcctgcagatgcagcagcagcagcagcacatgcagcagcagcagcacatgcagcagatgcagcagcagcagcatctgCAGAATCAACAGCAGCAGGCCCTGCAGCATCCCGGCCAGCagcatcagcagcagcagcagcagcaagcgTCGTCTCTCCAGCCGCAGATCCCACCTCCTCAGCTCACACAGCTGTTTGGTCATGAGCCGGGACAAGAGA TTCCTGAGGATGGCTTCTTGGTGGGCTGTGTGTTCGCCATCGCAGACTACCCTGAGCAGATGGCCGACAAGCAGCTCCTCACCACCTGGAAGAGA ATCATCCAGGCCTACGGGGGCACTGTGGACTCCTCGTTTAACAACCGCTGCACTCACCTGCTGTGCGAGAGCCAGGTCAGCAGCATGTACGTCCAG GCCCTTAGAGAGGGGAGGCGCTGTGTGACGGCCCACTGGCTCAACACCatcctgaagaagaagaagatggttCCTCCCCACCGCACCCTTCACCTGCCCTTCGCCTTCCCCCCCGGAGCCAAGCCCTGCTCCCAGCAC atCATCTCCGTGACGGGGTTTGTGGACGCCGACAGGGACGACCTGAAGCTGATGGCCTACCTGGCGGGAGCGAGATACACTGGCTACCTCTGTCGCAGTAACACCGTGCTCATCTGCAAAGA GCCCAGTGGTCTGAAGTATGAGAAGGCCAAGGAGTGGAGGATCCCATGTGTGAACGCCCAGTGGCTCTGCGACATCCTGCTGGGCAACTTTGAGGCCCTCCGCCAGGTCCAGCACAGCAGATACTCCAACTACAACCTGCAGGAACCACTGGTGCCGAACCAGCACCTGGCCCACAACCTCCTCG GGGCATGGCGTGCTCCGGTCAAGGTGGCTCCTGAGGCTCTTGCTAGTCTGCTGCTCCAGCAGAAGCAGAAACAGACCGACTCCAGCAGCCAGCCGGCCAGCAAGAAGCTCAG GCTGGAGGAGATCCAGTCTCCCAGTAAGAAGCTTCCTCCAGAGTCCACCCCACATGTGTTCTTCACTGGCTTTGAGCCTGCCCAGGTGCAGCAGCACACAAAG cgGTTGCATGCTTTGGGCGGGGAGCTGGCAGAGAGTGCCCAGAAGTGCACTCACCTGATGGCCAGCAAGGTCACACGCACGGTCAAGTTCCTGACGGCCATGTCCATGGTCAAGCACATTGTGACCCCCGCCTGGCTGGAGGACAGCTGGAAAGCACAGAAGTTTGTGG aggaGCAGGGCTTCATGCTGAGAGATGATGAAGCTGAGGTTCTGTTCAGCTTCAGCCTGGAGGAATCCTTGAACAAGGCCCACAAGGCACCTCTCTTCAAG GGGAAGTATTTCTACATCACCCCAGGcatctgccccagcctcagcaccaTGAAGGCCATCGTGGAGAGCGCCGGGGGGAAGGTGCTGGCTAAGCAGCCCTCCTTCCGCAAGATCATGGAGCACAAACAAAACAAG AACCTTCCAGAGATAATCCTGATCTCCTGTATTAACGATCTCCACCTGTGTAGAGAGTACTTTCTGAAGAACATTG acgTGCACAACGCAGAGTTCATTCTGACTGGAGTCCTGACCCAGAACCTGGATTATGAATCATAT AAATTTACTTGA